The Acinetobacter pittii genome contains a region encoding:
- a CDS encoding PhoX family protein — MTTASNHPTRREILKWFSGIPFLPLGAMATAATLAGCNDSDDSSVVTPTPQPSKLKNAKFTAMSAPTTAADRATTLVNSKLKIDWENSTSTEYQLAYKPFFKTGDSVPKHGGGTIIAGGYFDVNGNPIMDKSVAGKERQFFSDCPDGSSLIQLEGAKVEGVANPVFHVVQFEYNSKDQAGGDTYGQLPSPIAILTLDQDPKTGHLELKKYFNVDTAPVHGLWITCGASLSPWNTHLSSEEYEPDAFNQGIGGTDPKYLGKYFFGDETKANPYNYGHLPEVTVNLDGTGSIKKHYCLGRISHELIHVMPDNRTALMGDDYTNGGFFMFVADKEKDLSAGTLYVAKYINTLTETSQASIQWIKLGHATSKEIEDLVAGGIKSTDIMESLTTNPNDASYTEITLAKKQLWVKLKPGMEKAAAFLETHRYAALKGASMAFTKMEGTNVNIKDKIAYSALANIQDSMVVGGKGYVAEHNVGFSKKITAGGVLAHKLGNSFTDNEGSAINSEWVPLYSYMLLMGEDLPEKDSLGNTAHPDKVASPDNLKFSETLRTLFIGEDSGNHVNNFLWAYNVDTKELTRLLSTPAGAESTGLHAVDSINGWTYIMSNFQHPGDSSSVPEDVKALINQNYNNGYSANVGYITADPIAPSVTTK, encoded by the coding sequence ATGACAACTGCTTCTAACCACCCAACACGTCGTGAAATTTTAAAATGGTTTTCGGGGATTCCTTTCCTTCCATTAGGTGCGATGGCTACGGCAGCAACGTTAGCAGGTTGTAATGATAGTGATGATAGTTCTGTAGTCACGCCAACACCACAGCCAAGCAAATTAAAAAACGCAAAATTCACAGCAATGTCTGCGCCTACGACTGCAGCAGATCGCGCAACAACTTTAGTGAATTCTAAATTAAAAATTGACTGGGAAAACTCAACCAGTACTGAATATCAACTTGCTTATAAACCTTTCTTTAAAACAGGCGATAGCGTACCAAAGCACGGTGGTGGAACTATTATCGCGGGTGGTTATTTTGATGTTAATGGCAATCCAATTATGGATAAGTCAGTTGCTGGTAAAGAACGTCAATTCTTTTCAGACTGTCCAGATGGTTCATCTCTAATTCAATTAGAAGGTGCGAAAGTTGAAGGCGTAGCAAACCCTGTGTTCCACGTTGTTCAATTTGAATATAACTCTAAAGACCAAGCAGGCGGCGATACTTACGGTCAACTACCTTCTCCAATCGCAATTTTGACTTTAGATCAAGACCCGAAAACAGGTCACTTAGAGCTTAAAAAATACTTCAATGTTGATACTGCTCCTGTTCATGGCTTATGGATCACTTGTGGTGCGAGCTTATCGCCTTGGAACACTCACTTATCCAGTGAAGAATATGAGCCTGATGCATTCAATCAAGGCATTGGTGGTACAGATCCAAAATATCTTGGTAAATACTTCTTTGGTGATGAAACTAAAGCAAACCCTTATAACTACGGTCATTTGCCAGAAGTAACGGTTAACCTAGATGGTACTGGTAGTATTAAAAAGCATTATTGTTTAGGCCGTATTTCTCATGAACTTATTCATGTTATGCCAGACAACCGTACAGCGCTCATGGGTGATGACTATACAAATGGTGGTTTCTTCATGTTCGTTGCTGATAAAGAAAAAGATTTATCGGCAGGTACGCTCTATGTTGCTAAATACATCAATACGCTAACTGAAACATCACAAGCCAGCATTCAATGGATCAAACTTGGACACGCGACCAGTAAAGAAATTGAAGATTTAGTTGCTGGTGGAATTAAATCAACTGACATCATGGAAAGTTTAACAACCAATCCAAATGATGCTAGTTACACTGAAATCACTTTGGCAAAGAAACAGCTTTGGGTAAAACTTAAACCAGGCATGGAAAAAGCGGCCGCTTTCTTGGAAACACATCGTTATGCAGCGCTAAAAGGCGCAAGTATGGCGTTCACCAAGATGGAAGGTACTAACGTAAATATTAAAGATAAAATTGCGTACTCTGCTTTAGCTAATATTCAAGATTCAATGGTTGTTGGTGGTAAAGGTTATGTTGCGGAACATAATGTAGGGTTCTCTAAAAAGATTACTGCTGGTGGCGTTCTTGCACACAAATTAGGTAATAGCTTTACAGATAATGAAGGCAGCGCAATCAATAGTGAGTGGGTTCCTCTTTACTCATATATGTTGTTAATGGGTGAAGATCTTCCTGAGAAAGATAGCTTAGGTAATACAGCTCACCCAGACAAAGTTGCTAGCCCAGACAATCTGAAGTTCTCTGAAACTTTACGTACATTATTTATTGGTGAAGACTCGGGTAACCACGTAAACAATTTCTTGTGGGCATACAATGTAGATACTAAAGAGTTAACACGACTGCTTTCTACACCAGCAGGTGCAGAGTCAACAGGCTTACATGCAGTAGATTCAATTAATGGTTGGACTTACATCATGAGCAACTTCCAGCACCCAGGCGATAGCAGCAGTGTACCTGAGGATGTTAAGGCATTAATTAACCAAAATTACAACAATGGTTATAGTGCTAACGTCGGCTATATTACAGCAGACCCAATTGCCCCTTCAGTCACAACTAAATAA
- the tatC gene encoding twin-arginine translocase subunit TatC, with protein MNQLPSTTVNSQENLDQMPIMSHLVVLRRHLFRIVGVTLFLFFCLLPFRNNTYQLLSEPLRLQLPTSSSMIATDVTATFMAPFKLNLFVALVLAMPFILYEIWSFVRPALYQKERHLALPLLIGSIVLFYAGVAFAYYITLPAILHFFISVSPETVAPMTDINSYLSFCLKLFLVFGLTFEIPIATLLLILIGVVNTKSLAEKRRFIIVGCFFVAMFITPPDAISMVMLAIPMWLLFELGLLFGKILEKRKVHSAE; from the coding sequence ATGAACCAACTGCCTTCAACCACTGTAAATAGTCAGGAAAATTTAGACCAAATGCCAATCATGAGCCATTTGGTTGTTTTAAGACGCCATTTATTTAGAATTGTCGGGGTAACCTTATTTTTATTCTTTTGCTTATTACCCTTTAGAAATAATACTTACCAATTATTATCCGAACCTTTGAGGCTGCAACTCCCGACCTCCTCCTCAATGATTGCAACCGATGTCACTGCAACATTTATGGCACCTTTTAAACTCAATTTATTTGTCGCGCTTGTACTAGCAATGCCATTTATTCTTTATGAAATATGGTCATTTGTTCGTCCGGCGCTATATCAAAAAGAACGCCATTTAGCCCTGCCATTACTCATCGGTAGTATTGTCTTGTTTTATGCGGGCGTTGCTTTTGCATATTACATTACCCTTCCGGCAATTTTGCATTTCTTTATTAGTGTATCGCCTGAAACCGTTGCACCGATGACCGATATTAATAGCTATCTAAGCTTTTGCTTAAAGCTATTTTTAGTGTTTGGACTGACTTTTGAGATTCCAATCGCGACTCTCTTACTTATTTTAATTGGTGTCGTAAATACAAAAAGTCTTGCTGAAAAGCGACGTTTTATTATTGTTGGATGCTTTTTTGTAGCGATGTTTATTACCCCACCAGATGCAATTTCAATGGTGATGTTAGCCATCCCGATGTGGTTACTTTTCGAACTTGGTCTACTCTTTGGTAAAATTCTTGAGAAAAGAAAAGTCCATTCTGCTGAATAA
- a CDS encoding PhoX family protein, with product MTELTPYHEDQELDNNTSDNIHFRDILEQHISRRSLITKAASGAVALTLASTLTGCNDSDDDSGSNNGGTTPVDPNKKPEKLTFTAVAKNHNDIVTVPEGYEANVIYALGDSINPKVGDWDDNNIPSGPSFQFRSGDCHDGMHYFGLNTSTNRFDESVSAEGLLVMNHEYINQTFLHPKGPTRVDGRRPEDEVIRETNAHGVSIVHIKKDPTTQQVTIDKSSAFNRRITASTEMDFEGAAAGSSLLATRFSPAGRQTRGTHNNCGNGYTPWGTYLTTEENFIGYFQRSGSDEYARTDAEKIALKRYGLGVKKDELYRYEKDEKGAPKKDTEGKIIYEKDKNGELIPNVDEQGRQIYLGASSRYGWETAIGQVESQDLYDRWNADVKAAQATQDYRNGPNTFGWMVEIDPFDRRQNPVKRTSLGRFAHEDSACRAVVGQPLAFYMGDDSRGEYIYKFVSTAVWDAKDINGGYAVGDKYMNAGKLYVAKFNNDGSGQWIELAYGKNGLNESNTTYPFKSQADVVTFARLAGDAVGATKMDRPEWCTINPVNGEVYVTLTNNSNRGKDYATDAANPRNYTDLKDGKTTQKGNVNGHIIRFKETDDKTTAETFKWDIYLFGAEASMASNINLSGLTDNNDLSSPDGMWFDPRGVLWIQTDDGAYTDVTNCMMLAALPGQIGDGAAATTSNGQQTLVGAKVTDSTLRRFLVGPKQCEITGIAMTPDYKAIFINVQHPGEDSKSYSTPDSNWPATQKDPSNKTARPRSATVVITRKDGGVIAG from the coding sequence ATGACAGAGCTGACGCCATATCATGAAGACCAAGAATTGGATAATAATACTTCTGACAATATCCACTTCCGCGACATTTTAGAACAACACATTAGTCGTCGTAGTTTAATTACTAAAGCAGCAAGTGGTGCAGTAGCGTTAACTTTAGCCTCTACCTTAACAGGTTGTAATGATAGTGATGATGACTCAGGTTCAAACAACGGTGGAACCACACCTGTAGATCCAAATAAAAAACCAGAAAAATTAACTTTTACCGCAGTTGCGAAAAACCATAACGATATTGTGACTGTACCTGAAGGTTATGAAGCGAATGTCATTTATGCTTTAGGTGACTCAATCAATCCAAAAGTTGGAGATTGGGACGACAATAATATTCCATCTGGTCCAAGCTTCCAGTTTCGCTCTGGCGACTGCCATGATGGTATGCATTATTTTGGCTTAAATACTTCAACAAACCGCTTTGACGAAAGTGTTTCAGCTGAAGGTTTGTTAGTCATGAATCACGAATATATCAACCAGACCTTCCTTCACCCAAAAGGTCCAACAAGAGTTGATGGACGTCGTCCTGAAGATGAAGTTATTCGTGAAACCAATGCGCATGGCGTTTCTATTGTTCACATTAAAAAAGACCCAACAACTCAACAAGTAACAATTGATAAAAGTTCTGCTTTTAACCGTCGTATTACAGCATCAACAGAGATGGATTTTGAAGGTGCTGCAGCGGGTTCAAGCCTGCTCGCAACTCGCTTCTCACCTGCAGGACGTCAAACACGCGGTACCCATAATAACTGCGGTAATGGTTATACACCTTGGGGCACATACTTAACCACGGAAGAAAACTTTATTGGTTATTTCCAACGTTCAGGTAGCGATGAATATGCACGTACAGATGCAGAAAAAATTGCATTAAAGCGTTATGGGTTAGGTGTTAAAAAAGATGAGCTCTATCGTTATGAGAAAGATGAGAAAGGTGCCCCTAAAAAAGATACCGAGGGCAAAATCATTTATGAAAAAGATAAAAATGGTGAGTTAATCCCTAACGTTGATGAACAAGGGCGACAAATTTATTTAGGTGCAAGTTCTCGTTACGGTTGGGAAACTGCGATTGGTCAAGTAGAGTCACAAGACTTATATGACCGCTGGAATGCCGACGTAAAAGCTGCACAAGCTACCCAAGACTACCGCAACGGTCCAAATACATTCGGCTGGATGGTCGAGATTGATCCATTTGATAGACGTCAAAACCCAGTTAAACGTACTTCACTCGGTCGTTTTGCACATGAAGACAGTGCTTGCCGTGCCGTTGTAGGTCAACCATTAGCATTTTATATGGGCGATGATTCTCGCGGTGAGTACATCTATAAATTCGTCTCTACCGCAGTGTGGGATGCTAAAGATATAAATGGCGGTTATGCAGTTGGCGACAAATACATGAACGCAGGTAAATTGTATGTTGCCAAATTTAATAACGATGGTTCAGGTCAATGGATTGAACTTGCTTATGGCAAAAATGGCTTAAATGAAAGCAACACCACTTATCCATTTAAATCTCAAGCAGATGTTGTGACATTTGCACGTTTAGCGGGTGACGCCGTCGGTGCGACAAAAATGGACCGCCCAGAATGGTGTACAATCAACCCAGTGAACGGTGAAGTTTATGTCACCCTAACCAACAACTCAAATCGTGGTAAAGATTACGCGACCGATGCTGCGAACCCGCGTAACTATACTGACCTTAAAGATGGAAAAACCACTCAAAAGGGTAATGTGAACGGTCATATCATCCGTTTTAAAGAAACCGATGACAAAACAACTGCTGAAACCTTCAAGTGGGATATCTACCTATTTGGTGCAGAAGCATCTATGGCTTCAAACATCAATTTATCTGGTTTGACAGACAACAATGATTTGTCATCTCCTGACGGGATGTGGTTCGACCCACGTGGTGTACTTTGGATTCAGACAGATGATGGCGCCTATACCGATGTGACTAACTGTATGATGCTTGCTGCGTTACCAGGCCAAATTGGTGACGGCGCTGCCGCCACTACTTCAAACGGCCAACAAACGCTAGTCGGCGCTAAAGTGACAGACTCAACATTACGCCGTTTCTTGGTTGGACCAAAGCAATGTGAAATTACAGGTATTGCGATGACACCTGACTACAAAGCAATTTTCATTAATGTTCAACACCCTGGTGAAGACTCGAAAAGTTACTCGACACCAGATAGTAATTGGCCTGCAACTCAAAAAGATCCAAGCAATAAAACTGCACGTCCACGTTCAGCAACTGTTGTGATTACCCGTAAAGATGGCGGTGTGATCGCGGGTTAA